The DNA sequence TTGTATTGAGCATGACTATATTTGTGTTATCCTACAGATGTCCAAGGTCAAAGTAAAGGTTACAACCTTAGGATTGATCCGGCCCGTAAGAGTCGATCTAGATGGAGCCCGTCattgatcaagaagagggtaaaAAAGGGATGCTCTAAGGTGGCCGAAACCGTTAAGAAAAGTATATTTAAATGAGTTAGCTCggttgtttatggtttagggtcagGGAATGTAATTTTATGTTATTGTTTTAATTATGTACCCATTGTGTTGTTTCATTTAATTCTCTAGTCAAAGCAAACTTGTAATATAACTTACGCAAAGTAAGTGTCACATGACTCAATACAAACATAAGGCTAGATAAAGTGTTGGATGCACCACAAATGACAAACTATAATTGAATATAATACTACAGATAATGACAGAAATCACTAAGATCCCAAACTACAACTGAATATCATACTAACTAAGATGTTGGAAACAACTAAGGTCACAGACTACGAGTTTGGAGCCGATCCACTAGCACTGGTTTCACCACGGCGCGGGCATCTGCTTCGACTATGACCCTCACCGCCACAAAGCCTACAACGCCTAGGACCACGTAGATCACGAatatccatctcattcaagaagcgAGTTTTCTTAGGACGACCTTTGGCCACTCGCTTGAGGTGGGGATTGGGTACGAGTCTTGGTCCTTGATGCACAGGCCATGTTGTTGGGTTTCCTAGTGGCCCGAATCGGGTCTTGTATACCTTTCAGATCTCACCCATCGTATAAACCTCGTGCACATACTGTTTCCAATCCAGGCGCTGGTTTGCACAGCAGGCAAATACATGGCGACATGGAATTCGATCCACCTGAAACTCACCACAATCACAATGCTGAAGGCGCAAGTTTACTGCAAACTCCAACCCACTTGGCATCTCGCGCACTTCAAATACCTCGTTCTGCCTATCAAATAGGTTAACTTGAATGTTCCCCGCTGAGCGCTGATTTGACAGAATTTTTTGAGTTGCATATTCAGAGAATAGTTGTCCTGCACTTATACGAGCCTCAGCCTCAGCTCTCTTCCTTGTGAACAATGCATTTAGCCTGTAAAAAGTTGCCTTAACAAGGGCTGTGACCGGAAGATTGCGTGCCCCTTTCAATACTCCATTAATGCACTCCACTAGGTTAGTTGTCATATGGCCCCAATGATGTCCACCATCATATGCCAAGGCATACTACTGTCGAGGGATCCGGTCTAACCACTGCTTGTAAGCCTCCCCCCGCTCACATAATCTCTGGTAACGCGTATCAAATTCACGCATTGTTCTAGAATAGCCAATGTTGACAATTAGCCTCTGCAGGTGTGGTGCCTTGAAACTCCTCAAAAAGTTGGATGCTATATGTCGGATGCAAAACATATGAATAGCTCTCGGATATTCCCATGCTCCATTACTACGACCCACAGCTGAGATGATTGACTCGTGTCGATCAGAGATAAGGGCAACACCATCCCGATTAACTACATGTGTTCGCAAATGGCTAAGAAAAAAGTGCCAGGCATCGGCAGTCTCACCTTCGACTATGGCAAATGCAAGCGGCACGATATTTCCATTGCCATCTTGTGATACTGCAACTAAAAGAGCTCCTTTATACTTTCCATACAAATGTGTGCCGTCAATCTGAACCACTGGCTTGCAACTTCTGAATGCTTTAATGCATGGGTAGAAAGCCCAGAAGACTCGTGTCAGAATCCGGAGATCTTCAACTAACTCATCCCCTCGATAGCCATATGCAGTTTCATACTCAACAGCTGCTGATGGTTCTTTTGCAACCATTGCTTCAAACCATGTGGGCAAAGCTTCATATGAAGATTCCCACccaccaaatatttttttcactgcCTTTTGCTTGGCCAACCATGCTTTGCGATAACTTATCGTGTAGTTGAACTTCGATTGTACTTCAGCAATGACAGATTTTACCTTTATGGACGGGTCAGCCTCAACTaatggctttattgcttctgcaattgttTCAGAGTCCAGTTTAGCATGATCCTGAGATATGGTACTTCTGGTGCACGTGTGACTACCATTGTACCTCCTTATCACCCAACAATACTGTCTTTTCATAAGACTAActctgataagccaatcacaactTATTCCATACTGTACACATTTAGCATAGAATGTTGTTGGTTCTGATTCATATACCCTATAATCAACTCCTCTTCGAATGGTATACTCTTTAACTGATGCAGTAACAGCCTCTCTAGAGTTAAATTCCATTCCAACAGCAAATTCACCGGTAGCTACAACAGCTGGGGCTGtaccaataataaaacaaaaaaaaatctaaataatattctattattattaataataatgagaacaataaatagtaataacaatctaaaaattaaaaataatactaacataaaagcaaaacaaataataatattactaatattaaaaaagtaaataacaacaacaacaacaaaattacCTGTATTGACGTACTCAGGAAATTCTGGTGCATGCATGGCATCCAGATTCAAAGCATGCATAAAAGATGGCTCTCCATATGGATGTTGTTCGGTTAGTGCATTTGCAACATCAGCCACATCTCTTTCAACCATTATCTCATCTTCCTCTACATCTTCAGTTGGACCAACAACTTCATAATTACCTTCAAACTCTTCATCGCTTTCAGTATTATAACCCACCCAGTCTATGTTGGGTTCTGGAAAGTCAACATAATCGATTTCTtcgaactcaacatacaactcaatAAGTGAGGTCTGTGCTCTAGTTTGATGATAGGTAAAAAACATTCTTTGCATACTATCTTCATCAGTCACATGCATTATTTGAAATTGGCCAAAACCACCAAATACTAGCACAGGCTGCCTATACAGAATATTTATGACTCTTTTTTGCACTTGATGATCTACACTTTGAGAAAGTATACTCTTAAGTCCTTCATATGTTATTGACAGAGGAACAACAATAACACATGGATTCTCACATAAAAAACTCACACCTTCATGTGTATGAGATAAAATCTGaccattataatatatttttaaactaatataacCCTCCATTTCATACACTCATCACACTCACTCACAAATTTTTTTCACTCTCAAACTGAGCACATTTTGTAGAACAAAGCTCTCATTACTTCACTTAAACTTTACTCTCATACTCTATTTTTGCGTTTTAACACAATCCAGAACTTCTTTTAtagttacttttatatttttttatttcctccagcacaaaacgtcactgacgttttCACAAAACGTTACTAACGTTTTTACTTTTTTGCAATACGTCAACAACGTTTTcaccaaaaaataatttaaaaatatatattctaacaaaacgtcactgacgttttcatttaaaaaaaattaatttacaacACATCGTTGACGTTttgcttaaaataaaattaaaaaaaaagtttacacATTACGTCGCTGACGTTTTTTTCctacaaaattttaaaagaaatttaatcAAGTCGTCGATGCTGTTTTGcctagtttattataaaagaaaaatcacTCTGCCACAAAACGTCTTCAACGTTttgtttctttcaaaaatttaaagcagGCCCATAGTAGAGTAATACACATTGCTCTCCAAATATCATTGAATAACACACGTTGGTTTCTAATATACAAATAACTGAGCCCTGTTGTAGCTACCGGTGAATTTGCTATTGGAATGGAATTTAACTCTAGAGAGGCAGTTACTGCATCAGTTAAAGAGTATACCATTCGAAGAGGAGTTGATTATAGGGTATATGAATCAGAACCAACAACATTCTATGCTAAATGTGTACAGTATGGAATAagttgtgattggcttatcagagTTAGTCTTATGAAAAGACAGTATTGTTGGGTGATAAGGAGGTACAATGGTAGTCACACGTGCACCAGAAGTACCATATCTCAGGATCATGCTAAACTGGACTCTGAAACAATTGCAGAATCAATAAAGCCATTAGTTGAGGCTGACCCGTCCATAAAGGTAAAATCTGTCATTGCTGAAGTACAATCGAAGTTCAACTACACGATAAGTTATCGCAAAGCATGGTTGGCCAAGCAAAAGGCAGTGGAAAAAATATTTGGTGGGTGGGAATCTTCATATGAAGCTTTGCCCACATGGTTTGAAGCAATGGTTGCAAAAGAACCATCAGCAGCTGTTGAGTATGAAACTGCATATGGCTATCGAGGGGATGAGTTAGTTGAAGATCTCCGGATTCTGACACGAGTCTTCTGGGCTTTCTACCCATGCATTAAAGCATTCAGAAGTTGCAAGCCAGTGGTTCAGATTGACGGCACACATTTGTATGGAAAGTATAAAGGAGCTCTTTTAGTTGCAGTATCACAAGATGGCAATGGAAATATCGTGCCGCTTGCATTTGCCATAGTCGAAGGTGAGACTGCCGATGCCTGGCACTTTTTTCTTAGCCATTTGCGAACACATGTAGTTAATCGGGATGGTGTTGCCCTTATCTCTGATCGACACGAGTCAATCATCTCAGTTGTGGGTCGTAGTAATGGAGCATGGGAATATCCGAGAGCTATTCATATGTTTTGCATCCGACATATAACATCCAACTTTTTGAGGAGTTTCAAGGCACCACACCTGCAGAGGCTAATTGTCAACATTGGCTATTCTAGAACAATGCGTGAATTTGATACGCGTTACCAGAGATTATGTGAGCGGGGGGAGGCTTACAAGCAGTGGTTAGACCGGATTCCTTGACAGTAGTATGCCTTGGCGTATGATGGTGGACATCGTTGGGGCCATATGACAACTAACCTAGTGGAGTGCATTAATGGAGTATTGAAAGGGGCACGCAATCTTCCGGTCACAGCCCTTGTTAAGGCAACTTTTTACAGGCTAAATGCATTGTTCACAAGGAAGAGAGCTGAGGCTGAGGCTCGTATAAGTGCAGGACAACTATTCTCTGAATATGCAACTCAGAAAATTCTGTCAAATCAGCGCTCAGCGGGGAACATTCAAGTTAACCTATTTGATAGGCAGAACGAGGTATTTGAAGTGCATGAGATGCCAAGTGGGTTGGAGTTTGCAGTAAACTTGCACCTTCAGCATTGTGATTGTGGTGAGTTTCAGGTGGATCGAATTCCATGTCGCCATGTATTTGCCTGCTGTGCAAACCAGCGCCTGGATTGGAAACAGTATGTGCACGAGGTTTATACGATGGGTGAGATCTGAAAGGTATACAAGACCTGATTCAGGCCACTAGGAAACCCAACAACAAAGTTATAAATCaattataaagtaaaaaaatttcttagatgattctattttttaaaacagctatttcaaattttaaataacaataACCTAAATTAACGCTAACAGCCTAATAGTAACTAAGTCACtaactaacaataattaatttactaaaactaatcctaacaCTAACTAACACCTATAATGCTATACTAACGCCGATAATACTACTACTaagtactaataattaattaacttactattaattaatagtaaaataacctaaaaaaattataaagtctcAGTCtatagttcaaaaaaaaaaaagcaatcacTAAATCATTTACCTGAATAGAAGGCTTTGGTTTAGTTGTGGTGAATGGTCCCCAATATGAAAGTTGCCGTTTTGTTTTGTGGGTTTCTTTATTTTTGGTGGGGTAAGGTTGATAAGGATGGAAGGAGACGTTTTGTGGTAGAActgaagagaagatgaagaaatggGAAAGAGAAGGGGTTAAAAATCTTCACGCCGGTGAGAAGGAGATATTTTCTCTCACGTGTTAACCATGCATACACAAAACGTCACTGACGTAAACGTCGCCGACGTTTTGTTGAAGAATGAAACTGACGTCGCTGAGAAAACGGCAACGACGTTTTTCTGTATTCCCACAACGGCGTTAAATACGTATTTTTGGCCATTTCAGTGGATAACACTAACATAggcccaatattaaaaataaaaaactcaaattTATTCACCATTTTATCCttttatatttgttaattttGTACTCGgcattattattgattattaaaagttcaaatttaaaattgatcaTTCTTATCTCTCACGTGAAAAACGGTTTTAATTTATTTAGCTAACTAACTAAAGTACCAATCAActtgaataatttttaaaaattattaaaaaaatgaaattttaaatttttaaaaatgaaaatttaaacttataatcgtttttaaaaataatttaattttttaaaatagaattttaaatttttaagttataaCATGAAACCCTATCTCATTCTCTTTTATCATGTCACCGGTATCCTGTTTTTAACTGTCGCGCTGTCGTTGTACCTTCTACTGCAATTTTTCTTTGTGCCATGCAGGACCGACCTACATTAAAATATTCTAAgtttaagaaaaataaacatctaaaatttaataaaaaaaatatctcaaCTTAATAATAGAAACattataaattttacaaaaaaaatatttcaagtgTAACAAAAAACCTCGCAAAAATTTACTAAAAGAAACATCTCAagttaaagagaaaaaaacatcCCATAActagtttaataaaaaaaaacatccctaattttacaaaaaatacaTTGCAAGTGTACCAAAAAAACCATCAGAATCTTCGCAAAAAACATCCGAATCTCACAAAAAATATCTACAAAAAATAGTAGTACGTTAAAAGAAACATCTGAATCCTCGCAAAAAAAATCAGTTTATTATAAAAGGTGCATGCTATGGTGCCTATATATATTTGCCTAACTTACTAAAAtgagataaaatttaatatttaaattaaaaaatataaaaataaattattttttaatatttaaaacttacCATAAAAGGCAACTTCGGCAACTTCGGCAATTTCGGCACCAAATTTACAGGCACCAGAGAATTGGCCATTATAAAAAGACATCTGATCATCAATTACATGTTTTAaccagaaaaaaattttcaaaaaaaaaagaaaaaatggtaaCGAACACAAGCGGTTGCGTTGCAATCGGTGACAAACAACAGTTATAATGCCGCTCATTCTGTGCAACAGGCAGAGGGTGGTCACCGGCAGACATCCGTTCAAGGTCGATGTCAGGTCGGCGGCGCAGTGATGCTACCAAGAAGGTTCCATCGTGTGTGTTGTGAAAGTCAATTTCGGTGCTAGGTGCAGCGGTTCCTTCGTACAACGGAAGATTGATTGTCATGGTTGGGTGCAGTCGTGATGTCTCCCGGCGACAGAGCTAACCAGAGAAGATGAACTACGACATCCGGAGAAGATGAAGTATGACATGGTTGGAGGTGGGAGAGGAAGGAGAGGTGcggttgttttctttttattttgagtAATAGTGAGAAATCAAATTAGAATTAGGTTTGGTAATGTTATGAGATTTTTTTGTGTTATTGGACTTTTTGTTGCGGCCCATATTGTAATCGATAAAATTCACTAGTACCCTAGTTGGTTTCCTATCCTTTTATAATAACTGCATGAGGTCACGTTTTTCCGTTCTGCAAACTGAGGAAGAACCACACAATGATACTAATGACAAAGACAA is a window from the Arachis hypogaea cultivar Tifrunner chromosome 1, arahy.Tifrunner.gnm2.J5K5, whole genome shotgun sequence genome containing:
- the LOC140183817 gene encoding uncharacterized protein, translating into MHVTDEDSMQRMFFTYHQTRAQTSLIELYVEFEEIDYVDFPEPNIDWVGYNTESDEEFEGNYEVVGPTEDVEEDEIMVERDVADVANALTEQHPYGEPSFMHALNLDAMHAPEFPEYVNTAPAVVATGEFAVGMEFNSREAVTASVKEYTIRRGVDYRVYESEPTTFYAKCVQYGISCDWLIRVSLMKRQYCWVIRRYNGSHTCTRSTISQDHAKLDSETIAEAIKPLVEADPSIKVKSVIAEVQSKFNYTISYRKAWLAKQKAVKKIFGGWESSYEALPTWFEAMVAKEPSAAVEYETAYGYRGDELVEDLRILTRVFWAFYPCIKAFRSCKPVVQIDGTHLYGKYKGALLVAVSQDGNGNIVPLAFAIVEGETADAWHFFLSHLRTHVVNRDGVALISDRHESIISAVGRSNGAWEYPRAIHMFCIRHIASNFLRSFKAPHLQRLIVNIGYSRTMREFDTRYQRLCERGEAYKQWLDRIPRQ
- the LOC112766434 gene encoding uncharacterized protein, with the translated sequence MEFNSREAVTASVKEYTIRRGVDYRVYESEPTTFYAKCVQYGISCDWLIRVSLMKRQYCWVIRRYNGSHTCTRSTISQDHAKLDSETIAESIKPLVEADPSIKVKSVIAEVQSKFNYTISYRKAWLAKQKAVEKIFGGWESSYEALPTWFEAMVAKEPSAAVEYETAYGYRGDELVEDLRILTRVFWAFYPCIKAFRSCKPVVQIDGTHLYGKYKGALLVAVSQDGNGNIVPLAFAIVEGETADAWHFFLSHLRTHVVNRDGVALISDRHESIISVVGRSNGAWEYPRAIHMFCIRHITSNFLRSFKAPHLQRLIVNIGYSRTMREFDTRYQRLCERGEAYKQWLDRIP
- the LOC114925147 gene encoding uncharacterized protein, which gives rise to MTTNLVECINGVLKGARNLPVTALVKATFYRLNALFTRKRAEAEARISAGQLFSEYATQKILSNQRSAGNIQVNLFDRQNEVFEVHEMPSGLEFAVNLHLQHCDCGEFQVDRIPCRHVFACCANQRLDWKQYVHEVYTMGEI